A stretch of the Coleofasciculus sp. FACHB-1120 genome encodes the following:
- a CDS encoding ATP-binding protein has translation MFLSRDNVPIDASSWVERWKKVQRKLVKRTSQLHHANRELANQITERQQVEEALRQAEEKYRSIFENAVEGIFQTTPDGRYISANPALAKIYGYASPEELIAHLTDIKHQLYVDPNRRDEFLDLLQEHGSVSGFESQVYRKDGSIIWISENARAVRQELRSVKRYEAVSGYSAASAKDKQGFDKQGFDKQCLNILRDRTGALLYCEGFVTDITERKSAEATLKASAVEFKQQANHLQLALCKLQQTQTLLIQNEKMSSLGQLVAGVAHEINNPVNFVCGNLVHANQYSQDLLNLLQLYAKYYPQPVPEIEEEAEAIDLNFLMADFPKTLSSMQIGADRIQQIVQSLRNFSRIDESQMKAVDIHEGIDSTLLILHSRLKSRGVNTGITILKEYGDLPSVECYAGLLNQVFMNLISNAIDALEEAEARRDSAQEMALHSPLLGSSPAPLPCIRIRTDVLDNGKASIRIIDNGPGMSEEIRTKIFDPFFTTKPTGKGTGLGLSISYQIIVERHRGVLKCNSAPEQGTEFVIEIPIRQSIQE, from the coding sequence ATGTTCCTAAGCCGTGATAATGTGCCAATTGATGCTTCTAGCTGGGTGGAGCGTTGGAAAAAAGTCCAGAGAAAGCTTGTCAAACGAACAAGCCAGTTGCACCACGCCAATCGAGAACTGGCAAATCAAATCACCGAGCGTCAGCAGGTGGAAGAGGCTTTGCGGCAAGCTGAGGAAAAGTATCGGAGTATTTTTGAAAACGCCGTCGAGGGGATATTTCAGACGACCCCGGACGGGCGTTATATCAGTGCGAATCCAGCGCTGGCAAAGATTTACGGCTACGCCTCCCCAGAGGAACTGATTGCTCATTTAACGGACATCAAGCACCAGCTGTATGTAGATCCCAATCGGCGTGACGAATTTCTAGACTTGCTGCAAGAACATGGCTCAGTGAGTGGGTTTGAATCTCAGGTTTATCGCAAAGACGGTAGCATCATTTGGATTTCAGAAAATGCACGGGCAGTACGCCAAGAGCTGCGCTCTGTGAAGCGATATGAAGCCGTGAGCGGCTATAGCGCGGCATCCGCCAAGGACAAACAGGGCTTTGACAAACAGGGTTTCGACAAACAGTGCTTGAATATATTACGCGATCGCACAGGTGCCTTACTCTACTGCGAAGGCTTCGTCACTGACATCACCGAACGAAAATCCGCTGAAGCAACCTTAAAAGCCTCAGCAGTAGAATTCAAACAACAAGCAAACCATCTGCAACTTGCCCTGTGCAAACTTCAACAAACCCAGACGCTTTTGATCCAAAATGAAAAGATGTCTAGTCTAGGGCAGTTAGTTGCTGGTGTTGCCCACGAAATTAACAACCCAGTCAACTTTGTTTGCGGCAATCTGGTTCACGCAAATCAATATTCCCAGGATTTGCTAAACCTCTTACAGCTTTATGCCAAATACTATCCCCAGCCAGTCCCTGAAATTGAAGAGGAAGCTGAGGCAATCGATCTAAATTTCTTAATGGCGGATTTCCCGAAAACCCTGTCCTCTATGCAAATTGGGGCTGACCGCATTCAGCAAATTGTCCAGTCCCTGCGAAACTTCTCGCGGATTGACGAATCCCAGATGAAGGCGGTTGATATCCACGAAGGCATTGACAGCACTCTACTGATTCTCCACAGCCGCTTGAAATCCAGAGGAGTCAATACGGGGATTACAATTCTCAAAGAATACGGCGATTTGCCGTCCGTAGAGTGCTATGCCGGACTCCTCAACCAAGTATTTATGAATCTCATTTCCAATGCGATCGATGCCCTAGAGGAGGCAGAGGCGCGAAGAGACAGCGCCCAGGAAATGGCTTTACATTCTCCCTTGCTCGGATCTTCCCCGGCTCCCTTGCCTTGTATTCGGATTCGTACCGATGTCCTCGACAACGGAAAAGCGAGTATCCGAATTATCGACAACGGCCCCGGCATGAGCGAAGAAATCCGCACGAAAATTTTTGACCCTTTCTTTACTACAAAGCCCACTGGTAAAGGCACGGGGCTGGGTTTGTCAATTAGCTATCAAATCATCGTCGAGAGACACAGGGGCGTTTTGAAGTGTAATTCAGCACCAGAGCAGGGAACGGAGTTCGTCATCGAAATTCCGATTCGACAGTCAATTCAGGAATAA
- a CDS encoding DUF1830 domain-containing protein: MAQILDPLPSGNSDRILCCYVNATSHIQIARISNVPNWYFERVVFPGQRLVFEAMSEANLEIHTGMMASAILSDTIPCDRLCISEGNDSELNTIDLHDEEKKEINDNTRKIEIQKKRNLETVETLTTAYVS, from the coding sequence ATGGCTCAAATACTCGATCCTCTCCCTTCTGGTAACAGCGATCGCATTCTTTGCTGCTACGTTAATGCTACAAGCCACATTCAAATTGCTCGGATCTCTAATGTTCCGAACTGGTACTTTGAGCGCGTTGTCTTTCCAGGACAACGCTTAGTGTTTGAAGCAATGTCCGAAGCGAATCTGGAAATTCATACAGGGATGATGGCAAGTGCCATTCTCTCAGATACAATTCCCTGCGATCGCCTGTGTATCAGTGAAGGCAATGATTCCGAGTTAAATACAATCGACCTACACGATGAGGAAAAAAAGGAAATAAACGATAACACCCGGAAGATTGAAATCCAGAAAAAGAGAAATTTAGAAACCGTAGAAACTTTAACAACCGCTTATGTTAGCTAG
- a CDS encoding ABC transporter permease, protein MKSQTSRHLGKTLKGSQFQTLIADSLTVFWGDWLDLRVRIVQVAASGLISPLIYILAFGLGLGSSIKPGAGISGNYNNYLEFILPGMVALSSMVISFTGTTFSICGDRLFSKTFEEMLLVPVHPLALHLGKMLAGVVRGLMTAGSVILVAVLFTGKVWSFLNPLFLLLVVLNCAVFAGLGVIVGLSVRSLEAVGLYNNFVIIPMSFLGATFFDPATLPAALKVVVYLLPLTYTSIGLRAAAYLPMSQFPWYSVPILGVMAIALSFVGAYQFAHQQD, encoded by the coding sequence GTGAAATCACAAACGTCGCGACATCTGGGCAAAACCTTGAAAGGCTCCCAGTTTCAAACTCTGATTGCCGATAGCCTCACCGTTTTTTGGGGGGATTGGTTGGATTTACGTGTCCGAATTGTGCAGGTGGCGGCGTCTGGGCTAATATCGCCTCTGATCTACATTCTGGCGTTTGGATTGGGCTTGGGTAGCTCTATCAAGCCTGGTGCGGGGATTAGTGGTAATTACAATAACTACCTGGAATTCATTTTGCCGGGGATGGTAGCGCTATCGTCGATGGTGATTAGCTTTACTGGCACGACATTTTCCATCTGTGGCGATCGCTTGTTCTCGAAAACTTTTGAAGAAATGCTGCTGGTGCCAGTGCATCCTCTAGCTTTGCACTTAGGGAAAATGCTAGCTGGCGTGGTGCGGGGGTTGATGACAGCGGGTTCGGTGATTTTAGTAGCGGTACTCTTCACCGGCAAGGTTTGGAGTTTTTTGAACCCTTTGTTTCTGCTGTTAGTAGTGCTGAATTGCGCCGTGTTTGCTGGGTTGGGTGTGATTGTCGGTTTAAGCGTGCGATCGCTCGAAGCCGTTGGTCTTTACAATAATTTCGTGATTATCCCCATGTCGTTTTTGGGCGCAACTTTCTTCGATCCCGCCACTCTCCCAGCGGCTCTCAAAGTAGTCGTCTATTTGCTGCCCCTGACTTATACCAGTATTGGTTTACGTGCCGCAGCTTACTTGCCAATGTCGCAATTTCCCTGGTACTCGGTGCCGATTTTAGGGGTGATGGCGATCGCGCTTTCCTTCGTCGGTGCTTATCAATTCGCTCATCAGCAAGATTAA
- a CDS encoding photosystem II high light acclimation radical SAM protein, translating into MNNRILYVRLPCNPIFPIGVVYLSDHVHKQFPEVEQRIFDLGTVPPLDFTGALDTCVDEFKPTLLVFSWRDIQIYAPVGGRGGNPLQHAFEFYYAKNPLLKLRGALGGLRVTTAYYTELWRNLGLIKRGLKRAQKYHPEAKAVVGGGAVSVFYEQLGKSLPSGTVVSVGEGEALLEKMLRGQDFRDERCYVVGETTPRDRMIHEPPTNIEKTACNYDYIESIWPEFQYYLQDEDFYVGVQTKRGCPHNCCYCIYTVIEGKQVRINPADEVVAEMQQLYDRGIRNFWFTDAQFIPARKFIDDAIELLQKILDAGMKDIHWAAYIRADNLTPELCDLMAKTGMNYFEIGITSGSQELVRKMRMGYNLRTVLENCRDLKAAGFNDLVSVNYSFNVIDETHETIRQTIAYHRELERIFGADKVEPAIFFIGLQPHTHLEEYAFDKNILKPGYNPMSIMPWTAKKLLWNPEPLGSFFGEVCLQAWQQNPNDFGREVMKILEEKLGCADLEEALAAPIQLKEKHLATVS; encoded by the coding sequence ATGAATAATCGAATTCTCTATGTCCGCCTCCCCTGCAACCCGATTTTCCCCATCGGAGTGGTTTACTTATCGGATCACGTACACAAGCAATTCCCAGAAGTCGAACAGCGGATATTTGACTTAGGAACCGTGCCGCCCCTAGATTTCACGGGGGCGTTGGATACGTGTGTCGATGAATTCAAACCCACACTCCTGGTATTTTCCTGGCGCGATATTCAGATTTATGCGCCCGTGGGAGGTAGAGGTGGCAACCCACTCCAGCACGCCTTTGAGTTTTACTACGCCAAAAATCCGCTGCTGAAATTGCGTGGGGCACTGGGAGGGCTGCGCGTCACCACGGCATACTACACCGAACTGTGGCGCAACTTGGGGTTAATCAAACGAGGACTCAAACGCGCTCAAAAATATCATCCAGAAGCCAAAGCCGTTGTCGGTGGCGGTGCTGTGAGCGTATTTTACGAACAGCTAGGTAAGAGCCTGCCATCCGGGACAGTGGTTTCCGTGGGTGAAGGCGAAGCGCTGCTAGAGAAAATGCTGCGAGGGCAAGATTTTCGGGATGAACGATGCTATGTGGTGGGGGAGACAACGCCACGCGATCGCATGATCCACGAACCTCCCACGAATATCGAAAAAACCGCTTGCAATTACGACTACATCGAATCTATTTGGCCTGAGTTTCAATATTATCTGCAAGACGAAGATTTCTATGTTGGCGTGCAAACAAAACGGGGTTGTCCCCACAACTGTTGTTACTGCATTTATACAGTGATTGAAGGCAAGCAGGTACGGATTAACCCAGCCGATGAAGTTGTCGCAGAGATGCAACAACTTTATGACCGAGGGATTCGTAACTTCTGGTTTACCGATGCTCAGTTTATCCCAGCTCGGAAATTTATCGATGACGCCATTGAGCTATTGCAGAAAATCCTCGATGCTGGGATGAAAGATATCCACTGGGCAGCTTATATTCGGGCAGACAATTTAACGCCTGAGTTATGCGACTTGATGGCAAAAACTGGCATGAACTACTTTGAAATTGGCATCACCAGTGGTTCTCAAGAACTTGTGCGGAAGATGCGGATGGGCTATAACCTGCGGACAGTCTTAGAAAATTGCCGCGACTTAAAAGCAGCAGGCTTCAACGACTTAGTTTCTGTCAATTACTCATTTAATGTAATAGACGAAACCCATGAAACGATTCGCCAAACGATTGCCTATCACCGGGAACTAGAGCGAATATTTGGTGCAGATAAAGTCGAACCGGCAATCTTCTTTATCGGCTTACAACCCCATACCCATTTAGAAGAATATGCTTTTGATAAAAATATCCTGAAACCTGGATACAATCCCATGAGCATTATGCCGTGGACAGCCAAAAAATTACTTTGGAATCCAGAACCCCTCGGCTCATTCTTTGGGGAAGTTTGCCTGCAAGCATGGCAGCAAAACCCCAACGATTTCGGGCGAGAAGTGATGAAAATTCTAGAGGAAAAACTTGGTTGTGCCGACTTAGAAGAAGCCCTGGCGGCACCGATTCAGCTCAAAGAAAAACACCTAGCTACGGTATCTTAG
- the ychF gene encoding redox-regulated ATPase YchF, protein MLRAGIVGLPNVGKSTLFNALVANAKAEAANFPFCTIEPNVGVVSVPDERLNALANISSSAQIIPTRVEFVDIAGLVKGASQGEGLGNQFLSHIREVDAIVHVVRCFENDDIIHVAGSVDPARDIDIINLELALADLSQVERRIERTRKAARTSKEGQIELAALEKLSALLNEGKPARRANLNEEEAESLKGLGLLTGKPIIYAANVSEDDLATGNKYVEQVREIATQENAQVVIVSAQVEAELVELPEEDKAEFLGSLGVEEGGLKSLIRATYELLGLRTYFTTGPKETRAWTIHAGMTAPQAAGVIHSDFERGFIRAETVAYQDLVTTGSMNAAKEKGLVRSEGKEYIVKEGDVMLFRFNV, encoded by the coding sequence ATGCTTAGAGCCGGAATTGTCGGACTTCCCAACGTCGGAAAATCTACCTTATTTAACGCCTTGGTTGCCAATGCCAAGGCTGAAGCTGCCAATTTCCCTTTTTGCACCATCGAACCCAATGTTGGTGTCGTGTCGGTGCCAGATGAACGGTTAAACGCCCTGGCTAATATTTCCAGTTCGGCGCAAATTATCCCGACACGGGTTGAGTTTGTGGATATTGCTGGTTTAGTGAAAGGTGCTAGTCAGGGGGAAGGACTGGGTAATCAATTTTTGTCCCACATTCGAGAAGTTGATGCCATTGTTCATGTAGTGCGATGTTTCGAGAATGATGACATTATCCACGTTGCCGGATCTGTTGATCCAGCGCGAGATATTGACATTATTAATTTGGAGCTGGCTTTAGCAGATTTATCTCAAGTAGAGCGACGTATTGAGCGCACCCGCAAAGCTGCCCGTACTAGCAAAGAAGGACAGATTGAACTCGCTGCGCTAGAAAAATTGAGCGCTTTATTAAATGAGGGCAAACCAGCGCGGCGGGCTAACTTAAATGAAGAAGAAGCTGAATCGCTCAAAGGATTAGGATTGCTCACAGGCAAACCAATTATTTATGCTGCCAACGTCTCTGAGGATGATTTGGCAACCGGCAATAAATATGTAGAACAAGTGCGGGAAATTGCGACCCAAGAAAACGCCCAAGTCGTCATTGTTTCTGCCCAAGTGGAAGCGGAATTAGTCGAATTGCCAGAAGAAGATAAAGCTGAGTTTCTGGGTTCTCTTGGAGTGGAAGAAGGCGGATTAAAATCTCTGATTCGCGCCACTTACGAACTTTTAGGCTTGCGTACCTACTTTACAACTGGTCCTAAAGAAACTCGCGCTTGGACAATTCACGCCGGAATGACAGCACCCCAAGCAGCAGGCGTCATTCACTCTGATTTTGAGCGCGGTTTTATTCGGGCAGAGACAGTCGCTTACCAAGATTTAGTAACAACTGGTTCCATGAATGCTGCGAAGGAAAAAGGCTTAGTCCGCAGTGAAGGGAAGGAATATATTGTCAAAGAAGGCGATGTAATGCTGTTCCGGTTCAATGTGTAG
- a CDS encoding pentapeptide repeat-containing protein, translating into MIDEANRLLKQGIEQYQTYVETKVLASLQAAMQSWQQALSLCRDSEDSRVEGAALGNLGAAYKALGDLPQAIAFYQQHLAIAQRIQDKRGEGNALSNLGNAYYILGEDAKAIEYQQQRLAIVRELQDRSGEMQALSNLGAAYHSLEEYIKAILCFHQAKAIAIELQDVRGEGQALKNLRFAYIALADLQAARDYQQQYLTIIRELLAAAKADDFISSAKMLGINPSEDFAEADLSGVNLRSANLRNADLNHTNLSNADLTFADLSRANLSSANLSHACLCNANLRDAHLLHANLTQADLRTKMPRANLTNANLSGANLTSAYLPNANLTNASLTAANLSDADLSGANLSGANLKDAELKRAELKGANVENALFEGVLGLSEAMKLDLKQRGAIFEEG; encoded by the coding sequence ATGATCGACGAAGCGAACCGACTACTAAAACAAGGAATTGAGCAATATCAGACGTATGTAGAAACCAAGGTTCTTGCATCTCTACAAGCGGCAATGCAGTCTTGGCAACAGGCACTCAGTCTTTGTCGAGACAGCGAGGATAGTAGGGTTGAGGGAGCCGCTTTAGGCAATTTAGGGGCTGCGTATAAGGCTTTAGGAGATTTACCCCAGGCGATCGCATTCTATCAACAGCATTTAGCGATCGCTCAACGTATCCAAGACAAGCGCGGCGAGGGAAATGCGCTCTCGAATCTGGGAAATGCTTACTACATTCTTGGTGAGGATGCAAAAGCCATAGAGTACCAGCAACAGCGATTAGCGATTGTACGAGAACTCCAAGATCGTTCAGGTGAGATGCAAGCGCTCTCAAATTTAGGGGCAGCTTATCATTCTTTGGAAGAATATATAAAAGCGATTCTCTGCTTTCACCAGGCAAAAGCGATCGCAATAGAATTACAAGACGTTCGCGGGGAAGGACAGGCGCTTAAGAATCTCCGATTTGCTTATATTGCCCTCGCAGACTTGCAAGCGGCTCGCGATTATCAGCAGCAGTATCTGACAATAATAAGGGAACTTTTGGCAGCAGCCAAAGCAGATGACTTCATCAGCAGCGCGAAGATGCTGGGCATTAATCCCTCAGAGGATTTTGCTGAAGCCGACTTGAGCGGTGTTAACCTCCGCAGCGCCAACCTCCGCAATGCTGACCTCAATCATACCAATCTCAGCAATGCCGATCTCACCTTTGCCGACTTGAGCCGTGCCAATTTAAGCAGTGCCAACCTCTCCCATGCCTGCCTTTGTAATGCCAATCTGCGCGATGCTCATCTGTTGCACGCGAACCTTACTCAAGCAGATTTGCGGACTAAAATGCCCCGTGCTAATTTAACCAATGCCAACCTTAGCGGTGCAAATTTAACCAGTGCTTACCTTCCCAATGCCAACTTGACGAACGCCTCCCTGACGGCTGCCAATCTCAGCGATGCTGATTTAAGCGGTGCTAACTTAAGTGGCGCAAATCTCAAAGATGCTGAGCTTAAGCGTGCCGAGCTCAAGGGTGCAAATGTGGAGAATGCTTTGTTTGAAGGGGTTTTGGGGCTTTCTGAGGCAATGAAGCTCGATCTCAAGCAGCGAGGGGCAATTTTTGAGGAGGGCTAG
- a CDS encoding DUF3172 domain-containing protein: MKRKSRYPADTPYSAPKSAKSSPFNYTSIALIGGVFVLGIGVGIGFSSTATFSPENVASRDFIDRAAPNPELCVQFGASAMVMDTRVYVTLNPFNVYVSQPNMRPGCVLRSNNWSILEQRKLVTADQVRDCKNRMNTFGYTGSLDGQPDIRCIYQNDGAQNFFLNQPGAGAPPPETNNF, encoded by the coding sequence ATGAAACGTAAATCTAGATACCCTGCCGATACTCCCTATAGTGCCCCTAAATCCGCTAAATCATCCCCTTTCAATTACACTTCCATCGCTTTGATCGGCGGCGTCTTCGTTTTAGGAATTGGGGTGGGGATTGGCTTTAGCTCCACAGCAACATTTAGCCCAGAAAACGTTGCATCGCGTGATTTCATTGACCGCGCTGCGCCGAATCCTGAGCTTTGTGTGCAGTTCGGAGCTAGCGCGATGGTGATGGATACTCGCGTCTATGTAACGCTAAATCCCTTTAATGTCTACGTTTCGCAGCCCAATATGCGACCGGGTTGTGTTTTGCGTAGTAACAACTGGTCTATTTTGGAACAACGAAAACTGGTAACGGCAGATCAGGTGCGAGATTGCAAGAACCGGATGAACACCTTTGGCTATACCGGCAGTTTGGACGGGCAACCAGATATCCGCTGCATCTATCAGAATGATGGGGCCCAGAATTTCTTCCTGAATCAGCCAGGAGCAGGCGCACCGCCACCAGAAACAAATAATTTCTAA
- a CDS encoding DICT sensory domain-containing protein, giving the protein MLEGSILQQLEVAHRSSKRPIRFGVYYKNTLVALCHALEDHILTEDSSPLTIAAFQRGKWYLQEADRYGEIAQKAGQIAIMAASDSGFTEHPTSQRPNVDLVGLDPSDPVAQEWHLIIFSPTYTAMVLCQELSEEDYGAAGLPASDLERKFYGLWTFEPELVKETVDLAIAHIGRYNPELEKKLIACKESMQPSLGRPHNLGAVVSSVVEYLQHGQEDISTGTNLDIPVGSRQQALDRNLVSNEIQAFLRMAQLMDMADVTNPLAAAEVVAFSEMIGQLLDLPAWQMKRLRLAGLLHRIDPLQGAESVLAAAKSSRYDEEAPSCALTCPLVPGAQVLRRMSQLRAVAQIVTHQTEWWNGTGEPAGLAGDEIPLESRILELVSDFQWRLAQARNANPDSEENLSKALEECRQQQGDRFDPKLVETLSLLVMGMQQGLTLPVTPTKVTGGMWLLDANLYAGTAAQPSLTGNG; this is encoded by the coding sequence ATGTTAGAAGGCTCCATTCTGCAACAGCTAGAAGTTGCTCATCGATCGAGTAAAAGACCGATTCGATTTGGGGTGTACTACAAAAACACCCTTGTTGCCCTGTGCCATGCCCTAGAAGACCACATCTTAACTGAGGACAGTTCCCCCTTGACCATTGCCGCTTTTCAAAGAGGCAAATGGTATCTGCAAGAAGCCGATCGCTATGGAGAGATCGCGCAGAAAGCAGGTCAGATCGCGATTATGGCGGCGTCAGATTCGGGGTTTACCGAACACCCAACTAGCCAACGCCCAAACGTGGACTTAGTGGGATTAGATCCCTCCGATCCAGTTGCACAAGAGTGGCACTTAATCATCTTTTCGCCGACATACACAGCGATGGTGCTGTGTCAAGAGCTTTCGGAAGAAGATTATGGTGCAGCAGGACTACCCGCCTCAGATTTGGAGCGCAAGTTCTATGGACTGTGGACATTTGAGCCAGAGTTAGTGAAAGAGACAGTGGATTTAGCGATCGCTCATATTGGTCGCTACAACCCGGAACTAGAGAAAAAACTCATCGCCTGCAAGGAGTCAATGCAGCCCTCCTTAGGAAGACCTCATAATCTGGGTGCAGTAGTGTCTTCCGTGGTGGAATATCTCCAGCATGGACAAGAAGATATATCAACCGGCACAAATCTAGACATCCCTGTCGGATCTCGCCAACAAGCGCTGGATCGAAACTTAGTTTCCAACGAAATCCAGGCATTCTTGCGGATGGCGCAGCTGATGGATATGGCAGATGTCACGAATCCATTGGCAGCAGCAGAAGTAGTAGCGTTCTCCGAAATGATCGGGCAACTGCTCGATTTACCCGCTTGGCAGATGAAACGCCTGCGCCTTGCGGGGTTGTTGCACCGCATCGATCCGTTGCAGGGGGCGGAAAGTGTATTGGCTGCGGCTAAGTCGAGTCGCTACGACGAGGAGGCACCGAGTTGTGCGCTGACTTGTCCGTTAGTGCCGGGAGCGCAAGTATTGAGAAGAATGTCACAACTGCGGGCAGTTGCCCAAATCGTCACTCACCAAACCGAGTGGTGGAACGGAACGGGTGAGCCAGCCGGGTTAGCGGGTGATGAAATTCCCTTGGAATCGAGAATTTTGGAATTAGTCTCAGACTTTCAGTGGCGACTGGCGCAAGCGAGAAATGCCAATCCCGACAGCGAAGAGAATTTATCCAAAGCTTTAGAAGAGTGTCGGCAACAACAGGGCGATCGCTTCGATCCCAAATTGGTTGAAACGCTATCACTCCTTGTCATGGGGATGCAACAGGGTTTGACTCTACCTGTCACGCCAACCAAAGTGACAGGGGGAATGTGGCTCTTGGATGCAAATCTCTATGCCGGTACAGCAGCGCAACCTTCCTTAACGGGCAATGGGTAA
- a CDS encoding pentapeptide repeat-containing protein, translating into MIVNKDELLERYAAGERDFKGADLIGTDLKGVNLSLANFQEGSLSETDLSGANLSQTSLMEATLGTANLSGANLSGANLSGANLFRANLKGANLSGANLKMADLTEADLSGANLDGANLWGAYLIGAKLEGTKLPNNTDS; encoded by the coding sequence ATGATCGTTAATAAGGATGAACTGCTGGAGCGATATGCGGCGGGAGAACGGGATTTTAAAGGTGCAGACTTAATTGGAACCGATCTTAAAGGCGTGAATCTAAGTCTAGCGAACTTCCAGGAGGGGTCGCTCAGCGAAACTGACTTGAGTGGTGCTAACCTGAGCCAAACCTCTTTAATGGAGGCAACTTTAGGCACAGCCAATCTCAGTGGAGCGAATTTGAGTGGGGCGAATCTCAGTGGAGCGAATTTATTTCGGGCAAATCTCAAGGGTGCCAATCTGAGCGGGGCAAACTTGAAAATGGCAGATTTGACAGAAGCAGACTTGAGCGGGGCGAACTTGGACGGAGCAAACCTTTGGGGAGCTTACCTGATTGGCGCAAAACTAGAGGGTACCAAGTTGCCAAACAATACTGATTCCTAA
- a CDS encoding RNA-binding S4 domain-containing protein — protein MAVSGNTIKLHQFLKWVGMAQTGGQAKLLIQQGFVLVNGTLETRRGRQLVSGDRVTVGKRTVEVELNNIES, from the coding sequence ATGGCGGTAAGTGGCAACACAATTAAGCTCCATCAGTTTTTAAAGTGGGTCGGGATGGCGCAGACGGGTGGTCAAGCTAAGCTTTTGATTCAACAGGGTTTTGTTTTAGTCAACGGCACCCTAGAAACCCGGCGAGGACGACAGTTAGTCTCAGGCGATCGCGTAACGGTGGGAAAACGCACTGTTGAGGTTGAGTTGAATAATATCGAGTCCTAG
- a CDS encoding pentapeptide repeat-containing protein, translating to MDIEAIRSGKLKQLPGTDLEDEDFSGVDLRGINLAGANLVGTNFSGSNLERARLDGANLIEAQLVGADLRANLLGANLMQADLCGADLRGANLRGANLMGTKLTQASFAGAFLSGANLMSVNLQGVDLRSADLRGVNLSGANLQGADLSQADLRGALLSEANLEEADLRGANLAGANLTGANLLCAELDSVNLTGVTLDRACLTGTCAEKMASKA from the coding sequence ATGGACATTGAAGCAATTCGCTCCGGCAAACTCAAGCAACTGCCAGGTACAGATTTAGAAGACGAAGATTTTTCAGGAGTAGATTTGCGAGGTATCAATCTCGCCGGTGCCAACCTCGTCGGCACAAATTTTAGTGGCTCCAACTTGGAACGCGCCCGTCTTGATGGTGCAAATTTAATCGAAGCGCAACTCGTAGGCGCTGACTTGCGGGCAAACCTGCTGGGCGCTAACTTGATGCAAGCTGACTTATGCGGTGCTGACTTGCGCGGGGCAAATTTGCGAGGCGCTAACTTAATGGGCACCAAGCTTACCCAAGCATCTTTTGCCGGTGCCTTCTTGAGCGGTGCCAACTTGATGAGTGTCAACTTGCAAGGCGTGGATTTGCGGAGCGCTGACTTGCGGGGTGTAAACTTGAGCGGTGCCAATCTGCAAGGTGCAGACTTAAGCCAAGCGGATTTACGTGGCGCTTTGCTGAGTGAAGCAAATCTAGAAGAAGCAGACTTAAGGGGTGCAAATCTTGCCGGGGCAAATTTGACTGGAGCAAATTTACTCTGTGCTGAGTTAGATAGTGTTAACTTGACTGGCGTGACTTTGGATCGCGCTTGTTTGACTGGAACCTGTGCGGAAAAAATGGCTTCAAAAGCCTGA